A DNA window from Xiphias gladius isolate SHS-SW01 ecotype Sanya breed wild chromosome 3, ASM1685928v1, whole genome shotgun sequence contains the following coding sequences:
- the praf2 gene encoding PRA1 family protein 2 isoform X2 has protein sequence MADVRPPPLRTLDDFLLSSARFAVPDVRDLDRWNNRIINNLLYYQSNYFSSVLGFVLLVGYFQPFQLFVGALVVTLLFLGFVWAAENRAPIRRFRRNHPSVCVLVILLASYLFILVLGGVAVFLFGIAFPILIHSPSTHLDQWAEAAPGIFKVNQQ, from the exons ATGGCAGACGTACGGCCGCCACCCCTTCGGACCCTGGATGATTTCCTCCTGAGCTCGGCAAGGTTCGCCGTGCCCGATGTTCGCGACCTGGACCGCTGGAACAACCGCATCATTAACAACCTACTATACTACCAGAGCAATTATTTCTCGTCCGTGCTGGGCTTCGTGCTCCTAGTGGG GTATTTCCAGCCCTTCCAGTTGTTTGTTGGGGCATTGGTGGTCACCTTGTTGTTCCTTGGCTTTGTCTGGGCTGCCGAGAACCGAGCTCCCATTCGCCGTTTCCGTAGAAACCACCCATCAGTCTGTGTGTTGGTCATTCTTTTGGCCAGTTACCTCTTCATATTGGTGCTGGGAGGCGTGGCTGTGTTCCTGTTCGGGATAGCCTTCCCTATACTGA TACATTCGCCATCTACACACCTGGACCAGTGGGCAGAAGCAGCCCCTGGGATTTTCAAAGTAAACCAACAGTGA
- the praf2 gene encoding PRA1 family protein 2 isoform X3, producing the protein MADVRPPPLRTLDDFLLSSARFAVPDVRDLDRWNNRIINNLLYYQSNYFSSVLGFVLLVGYFQPFQLFVGALVVTLLFLGFVWAAENRAPIRRFRRNHPSVCVLVILLASYLFILVLGGVAVFLFGIAFPILKQYEDKKLWIKHKSMNKQMC; encoded by the exons ATGGCAGACGTACGGCCGCCACCCCTTCGGACCCTGGATGATTTCCTCCTGAGCTCGGCAAGGTTCGCCGTGCCCGATGTTCGCGACCTGGACCGCTGGAACAACCGCATCATTAACAACCTACTATACTACCAGAGCAATTATTTCTCGTCCGTGCTGGGCTTCGTGCTCCTAGTGGG GTATTTCCAGCCCTTCCAGTTGTTTGTTGGGGCATTGGTGGTCACCTTGTTGTTCCTTGGCTTTGTCTGGGCTGCCGAGAACCGAGCTCCCATTCGCCGTTTCCGTAGAAACCACCCATCAGTCTGTGTGTTGGTCATTCTTTTGGCCAGTTACCTCTTCATATTGGTGCTGGGAGGCGTGGCTGTGTTCCTGTTCGGGATAGCCTTCCCTATACTGA AACAGTATGAAGACAAGAAGTTATGGATCAAGCACAAAAGTATGaataaacaaatgtgttga